The following proteins are encoded in a genomic region of Oncorhynchus kisutch isolate 150728-3 linkage group LG4, Okis_V2, whole genome shotgun sequence:
- the LOC116373916 gene encoding uncharacterized protein LOC116373916, producing MSLEDIEQQDYDVSDTERVRALSQSLDLPVCVMDDHLTSEAVNEMEQSNSTRSRATSVMETTEEGKLNNVEHLTLMDFLQNLTEKQWRGIREGMFDPLTKQQLAGLCLRIVQFLSDKLMQIIIPGLYELLGIQDATSSPLSQRSRTASLTSLLDDKTNTKSRVRFTEAGVPKRPCSRKSYNSFRIPTPYPSANCMDQEEEEEQESQLKFKEIYLTKGSGSYLPKGAMRYVLKGKFNNFIFISSITIFNEVSVSAPHRVDK from the exons ATGTCCCTGGAGGACATAGAACAACAAGACTATGATGTTTCTGACACTGAGAGAGTCAG AGCCTTGTCCCAGTCTCTagacctgcctgtctgtgtgatggatgaCCACCTGACCTCTGAAGCTGTCAATGAGATG GAGCAGAGCAATTCTACCAGGAGCAGAGCAACCTCAGTGATGGAAACCACAGAAGAGGGGAAGCTCAACAATGTGGAACATCTGACACTTATGGACTTCCTTCAAAACCTAACTGAGAA GCAATGGAGGGGGATTCGTGAGGGCATGTTTGACCCG CTGACAAAACAACAGCTTGCCGGCTTGTGTCTGAGGATTGTCCAGTTTTTATCGGACAAGCTGATGCAGATCATCATCCCAGGTCTTTACGAACTACTGGGCATCCAAGATGCTACCTCCTCTCCATTGTCACAGAGATCTCGCACAGCGTCACTCACCAGTCTGTTAGACGATAAGACTAACACCAAGTCCCGCGTGAGATTTACTGAGGCTGGTGTACCTAAGAGGCCATGCAGTCGAAAGTCTTACAATAGCTTTCGCATCCCGACTCCCTACCCTTCCGCCAACTGTATGGatcaggaagaggaagaagagcaggAATCACAACTTAAGTTCAAGGAGATTTACCTGACTAAGGGCAGTGGAAGCTACCTGCCCAAGGGGGCCATGAGGTATGTTCTTAAAGGGAAATTtaacaacttcatattcatctctAGCATCACCATAT TCAATGAGGTTTCCGTATCTGCTCCACACAGAGTGGACAAGTAA
- the LOC116373945 gene encoding uncharacterized protein LOC116373945 isoform X2, with the protein MPVCVMDDHLTSEAVNEMEQSNSTRSRATSVMETTEEGKLNNVEHLTLMDFLQNLTEKQWRGIREGMFDPLTKQQLAGLCLRIVQFLSDKLMQIIIPGFQES; encoded by the exons ATgcctgtctgtgtgatggatgaCCACCTGACCTCTGAAGCTGTCAATGAGATG GAGCAGAGCAATTCTACCAGGAGTAGAGCAACCTCAGTGATGGAAACCACAGAAGAGGGGAAGCTCAACAATGTGGAACATCTGACACTTATGGACTTCCTTCAAAACCTAACTGAGAA GCAATGGAGGGGGATTCGTGAGGGCATGTTTGACCCG CTGACAAAACAACAGCTTGCCGGCTTGTGTCTGAGGATTGTCCAGTTTTTATCGGACAAGCTGATGCAGATCATCATCCCAG GGTTCCAAGAAAGTTAG
- the LOC116373945 gene encoding uncharacterized protein LOC116373945 isoform X1 codes for MSSHTPTEDSGHLVTEEYLGLASQNLTQASKSVPHLPSLNQEVTLHMGVSESSKLLWTETDEGLMNNSTKQVISTILTSCEDQTINAPCFSTVGKKISDMSLEVTMLVGGVLSQLKDISLSRSPTPCEDMFERLQGSTERTSPVSLDCSTAASKGIASSHSLSTKSLQKLSSHEFQTKAEKGVSEVLSRSFNIVEEGTTDKYLQSVSTSTTSTDIIQTMVKDQQELTQTTQSSDMVSGTSLLTTGQVFEKRIWSVARNIYYSLESKITEFLRKDLQRSDTTLGSIQIFTYQSSPASQRASLGHLEINQSSVTPGGNVACVDIPHKLLPKTSELSGSMLEDIDTIRCRSADSQNTRNTSSSRSSISLTPTSKLRQSKWHFALPGTPIPTEFPAQIDFPIVRNTIIEDFFHTEDLLPVTFVDKVRQAAGVVVDIMVESVENTQEDGQGASHLDDLRSAVRKLRKIISTWTIHIFSHELVDKVIALQDSHSTPQVLTLEAAKSASDSILSRLKWGKEQCAISKELSSQLLQIFAEETVKGFLRQWSDEYENINFDVSVQNDPKTTTCMVILQMITKATAKCYFESTTSVATSDIVEGVFDLERDTISSTGEQVLTFNTKGSKKVSKNLCPQESLEYQPQNISPTVYFTETMTTSHGSFSPEGIYDIASSFPLEEKSHKPSLFTRLSRSITKGFLSPFKSSRKTKLFK; via the exons ATGTCTAGCCATACACCCACAGAGGACTCTGGACATCTTGTGACTGAGGAGTACCTTGGTTTGGCAAGCCAGAACTTGACGCAAGCTAGTAAGAGTGTGCCTCACTTGCCCAGTTTGAACCAGGAAGTGACTCTACACATGGGTGTCAGCGAGAGTTCAAAACTTCTCTGGACTGAAACAGACGAGGGTCTAATGAACAATAGTACCAAACAGGTCATTTCAACAATCTTGACCTCATGCGAGGATCAGACAATAAATGCACCTTGCTTCTCCACAGTAGGAAAGAAAATATCTGATATGTCCCTTGAGGTCACCATGTTGGTAGGTGGTGTTCTGTCTCAGCTGAAGGACATCTCCTTGTCAAGGTCCCCAACACCATGTGAAGACATGTTTGAACGTCTCCAAGGTTCTACTGAGCGAACCTCTCCAGTAAGTCTAGATTGCAGCACGGCTGCCTCCAAAGGCATTGCATCTTCCCACAGTCTTTCAACAAAGAGCCTCCAAAAACTCTCTAGTCATGAGTTCCAAACCAAAGCTGAGAAAGGAGTGAGTGAGGTCCTCTCTAGATCATTTAACATTGTGGAGGAAGGCACAACAGATAAGTACCTCCAGTCTGTATCTACATCCACCACATCTACTGATATTATACAAACCATGGTGAAAGACCAGCAGGAGCTCACCCAGACCACCCAATCATCTGACATGGTATCTGGAACCTCCCTGCTCACCACTGGACAGGTTTTTGAGAAAAGGATCTGGTCTGTTGCTCGTAACATCTACTACAGTCTGGAAAGTAAGATTACGGAGTTTCTCAGAAAAGATCTTCAAAGATCAGACACAACACTTGGTTCAATCCAAATCTTTACGTATCAAAGCAGTCCTGCATCACAAAGAGCAAGTCTCGGCCATCTTGAGATCAACCAGAGCAGTGTTACACCTGGAGGAAACGTTGCCTGTGTGGACATTCCGCACAAATTACTACCTAAAACCTCTGAGCTCTCAGGATCCATGCTGGAGGATATTGACACGATCCGTTGTAGGAGTGCTGACAGCCAAAATACAAGAAATACCTCTTCTTCacgctcctccatctctctaacacCTACTTCAAAATTAAGGCAGTCGAAATGGCACTTTGCCTTACCCGGGACTCCCATCCCCACTGAGTTTCCTGCTCAGATTGACTTTCCCATtgttagaaacacaatcattgagGACTTCTTTCACACAGAGGACTTACTTCCTGTAACCTTTGTGGACAAAGTCAGGCAAGCTGCTGGGGTGGTAGTGGACATTATGGTGGAAAGTGTTGAGAACACACAGGAAGATGGACAGGGTGCTTCTCATCTTGACGACCTCCGATCTGCTGttaggaaattgagaaaaataatTTCCACTTGGACCATCCACATTTTCAGTCATGAATTGGTGGATAAAGTGATAGCCCTTCAGGACAGCCACAGCACTCCACAGGTCTTAACATTGGAAGCAGCCAAAAGTGCTTCAGACTCCATTCTTTCAAGGCTGAAATGGGGAAAGGAACAATGTGCCATATCCAAGGAGCTCTCCTCTCAGCTTCTCCAGATATTTGCTGAAGAGACAGTGAAGGGCTTCCTGAGACAGTGGTCAGATGAGTATGAAAACATAAACTTTGATGTTTCAGTCCAGAACGATCCAAAGACTACTACTTGCATGGTCATTCTTCAAATGATCACCAAAGCCACTGCTAAATGTTATTTTGAGTCCACTACCAGTGTGGCCACCAGTGACATTGTAGAAGGCGTGTTTGATTTGGAAAGGGATACCATCAGCAGTACTGGAGAGCAGGTCCTCACCTTTAACACAAAG GGTTCCAAGAAAGTTAGTAAGAACCTCTGTCCTCAAGAGTCTCTGGagtaccagcctcagaacatttccCCTACTGTGTACTTTACAG AGACGATGACAACATCTCATGGCTCCTTTTCTCCAGAGGGAATTTATGATATCGCATCGTCCTTCCCACTTGAAGAGAAGAGTCACAAACCCTCCCTTTTCACCAGATTGTCTAGATCCATCACGAAAGGCTTTCTCAGCCCATTCAAATCTTCAAGGAAAACCAAATTATTTAAATAA